The proteins below are encoded in one region of Bosea sp. BIWAKO-01:
- a CDS encoding CbtB domain-containing protein, whose protein sequence is MTTNTASITTQASASERVKAVAAALALGAALIFTVGFAHSTSVHNAAHDTRHTLAFPCH, encoded by the coding sequence ATGACGACGAATACGGCTTCGATCACCACCCAGGCCAGCGCTTCCGAGCGCGTCAAGGCTGTCGCAGCTGCCCTGGCACTCGGCGCGGCCCTGATCTTCACCGTCGGCTTCGCCCATTCGACCAGCGTTCACAACGCAGCCCACGACACGCGCCACACCCTCGCCTTTCCCTGCCACTGA